A DNA window from Chryseobacterium sp. MEBOG06 contains the following coding sequences:
- a CDS encoding transketolase family protein, which yields MKYTYTEKKDTRSGFGAGLAELADTNPNVVALCADLIGSLKMEKFIEKAPERFFQIGIAEANMMGIAAGLSITGKIPFTGTFANFSTSRVYDQIRQSIAYSNKNVKICASHAGLTLGEDGATHQVLEDIGMMKMLPGMTVINPCDYNQTKAATIAIAEHEGPVYLRFGRPTVPVFIPEDMPFEIGKGIMLQEGTDVTIVATGHLVWESLVAADELEKEGISCEVINIHTIKPLDEEIILKSVEKTGKIVTAEEHNYLGGLGESVAGMLARRRPTRQEFVAVNDTFGESATPAELMKKYKIDAAAVKEAVKRILA from the coding sequence ATGAAATATACATATACAGAAAAAAAGGACACTCGTTCAGGATTCGGAGCAGGATTAGCTGAACTTGCTGATACAAACCCCAATGTAGTAGCACTTTGTGCAGACCTTATCGGTTCTTTGAAAATGGAGAAATTCATTGAGAAAGCTCCGGAAAGATTCTTCCAGATAGGTATTGCTGAAGCTAACATGATGGGTATTGCAGCAGGTCTTAGCATCACAGGAAAAATTCCTTTCACAGGAACTTTCGCTAACTTCTCTACATCAAGAGTATATGACCAGATCCGTCAGTCTATCGCTTATTCTAATAAAAATGTAAAAATCTGTGCATCTCACGCAGGTCTTACTTTAGGAGAAGATGGGGCTACTCACCAGGTATTGGAAGACATCGGTATGATGAAAATGCTTCCTGGGATGACGGTAATCAATCCTTGTGATTACAACCAGACCAAAGCGGCTACTATTGCTATTGCTGAGCACGAAGGTCCTGTATATTTAAGATTCGGAAGACCTACTGTTCCTGTATTCATCCCTGAAGATATGCCTTTCGAAATTGGAAAAGGAATTATGCTTCAGGAAGGTACTGATGTGACAATTGTTGCAACAGGGCATCTTGTATGGGAATCTCTTGTAGCGGCTGATGAGCTTGAAAAAGAAGGTATTTCTTGTGAGGTAATCAACATCCACACGATCAAACCTCTTGACGAAGAGATTATTTTAAAATCTGTTGAAAAAACAGGGAAAATTGTAACGGCTGAAGAGCACAACTACCTTGGTGGTTTAGGAGAATCTGTTGCGGGAATGCTTGCAAGAAGAAGACCTACAAGACAGGAGTTTGTAGCTGTAAATGATACTTTCGGAGAGTCTGCAACACCTGCTGAACTAATGAAGAAGTATAAGATTGATGCTGCTGCAGTGAAGGAAGCTGTCAAAAGAATTTTAGCTTAA
- a CDS encoding transketolase: MMSKSIEELKSLTTQIRRDILRMVHAVNSGHPGGSLGCTEYFTAIYGKVMNYKLPFTMEGKNEDHFYLSNGHISPVFYSTLARFDFFPVEELSTFRKLDSRLQGHPTTHEGLPGIRIASGSLGQGLSVALGVAEGKKLDGDKSLVYTLHGDGELQEGQIWEALMYAAAKKVDNIISTIDYNGRQIDGDTDDVLSLGNLHAKLEAFGWIVLEEKNGNDLEAVVAILEKAKTETGKGKPVVIILHTEMGAGVDFMMGSHAWHGKAPNDEQLDTAFKQLYLEAPADY, from the coding sequence ATAATGAGTAAAAGTATTGAAGAGTTAAAATCTCTTACTACGCAGATCAGAAGAGACATTTTAAGAATGGTTCATGCTGTAAATTCAGGACACCCTGGCGGAAGTTTAGGTTGTACGGAATACTTCACAGCCATTTATGGAAAGGTAATGAATTATAAGCTTCCTTTCACAATGGAAGGAAAAAATGAAGATCATTTTTATCTATCAAACGGGCACATTTCTCCAGTATTCTACTCTACTTTGGCAAGATTTGACTTCTTCCCGGTAGAAGAACTCAGCACTTTCAGAAAATTAGATTCAAGGTTACAGGGCCACCCTACTACCCATGAAGGGCTTCCTGGTATCAGAATCGCTTCAGGTTCTCTTGGACAGGGACTTTCTGTAGCTCTTGGTGTAGCGGAAGGTAAAAAACTGGATGGTGATAAGTCTCTTGTTTACACGCTTCACGGAGATGGTGAACTTCAGGAAGGTCAGATCTGGGAAGCTCTGATGTATGCTGCTGCTAAAAAAGTAGATAACATTATCTCTACTATTGACTACAATGGGCGTCAGATTGACGGAGATACTGATGATGTATTAAGCCTGGGTAATCTTCACGCTAAGCTTGAAGCATTCGGATGGATTGTTTTGGAAGAAAAGAACGGTAATGATCTTGAAGCTGTAGTTGCAATTCTTGAGAAAGCAAAAACAGAAACAGGAAAAGGAAAACCAGTTGTAATTATCCTTCATACGGAGATGGGTGCAGGTGTAGATTTTATGATGGGATCTCACGCATGGCATGGTAAAGCTCCTAACGACGAGCAGTTGGATACGGCATTCAAACAATTGTATTTAGAAGCTCCGGCAGATTATTAA